Proteins from one Chaetodon auriga isolate fChaAug3 chromosome 19, fChaAug3.hap1, whole genome shotgun sequence genomic window:
- the LOC143338374 gene encoding zinc finger and BTB domain-containing protein 6-like: MSSSSDTLQFRFPTHGDSILSKINALREEQRFCDVTLVLRSPRGATVQPLHFHGHRVVLAASSDFLRDQFLLHEGLAELSVGVVSSVEVGKRLLLSCYTGLLEVPLRELVSYLTAASALQMTQVVEKCAKAVSQYLSPTLAFLKLERHSEEMKIHQPDSLKNQEERDAALLITSVQEASSEEGQVVVVQSKSRVGQEEGERRVVIANVDLSEDAACCLQSEEDGEIHQDHHITDAQKCKLHPPTAVQDNISSPARGSSSQHGELVDNSHNQDKQAGEEQRDEKEMFLLAAQLEERGELDSNLFCLSGAHLPKSRCSADELTEDTDGILVQRPYLCRRCDRVFQHLESYEGHLKEHRQYLCLVCGRGFQQKSNLTHHIRVHSGVKPFRCPLCHKTFSQKATLRDHLNLHTGNKPHKCNYCAVHFAHKPGLRRHLKDIHGKSTLQNMLEEAVDLEGNKV, from the exons ATGTCAAGCTCCTCTGACACACTACAGTTTCGTTTCCCCACCCACGGAGACTCCATCCTCAGTAAAATTAACGCTCTGAGAGAGGAGCAGCGCTTTTGTGATGTCACACTCGTCCTCAGGAGTCCACGAGGTGCCACTGTCCAGCCTCTCCACTTCCACGGTCACAGAGTGGTGCTTGCGGCTTCCTCAGACTTCCTCCGTGACCAGTTCCTGCTCCACGAAGGTCTGGCTGAGCTGAGTGTGGGTGTAGTTTCCAGTGTGGAGGTCGGAAAGAGACTTCTCCTGTCCTGCTACACCGGGCTCTTAGAG GTCCCTCTGAGAGAGCTGGTGAGCTACCTGACTGCAGCCAGTGCGCTTCAGATGACTCAGGTTGTCGAGAAATGTGCCAAGGCCGTTTCCCAGTACCTCAGTCCCACACTGGCTTTCCTAAAACTGGAGAGAcactcagaggaaatgaagattCATCAGCCAGACAGCCTCAAAAATCAAGAGGAAAGGGATGCAGCCCTGCTCATCACCAGCGTCCAGGAAGCAAGCTCAGAGGAGGGGCAAGTGGTCGTGGTTCAATCCAAGTCGAGGGTCGGCCAAGAGGAGGGCGAGAGGAGGGTGGTTATAGCAAACGTAGACCTATCTGAAGATGCAGCATGTTGTCTCCAgtcagaggaagatggagaaatCCATCAAGATCACCACATTACAGATGCCCAAAAATGTAAGCTGCACCCTCCTACAGCTGTCCAAGATAATATATCCTCTCCAGCCAGAGGAAGTTCGAGTCAACATGGAGAGTTGGTGGACAACTCCCACAACCAAGATAAACAGGCAGGGGAAGagcaaagagatgaaaaggaaatgtttttaCTGGCAGCTCAATTGGAAGAACGTGGAGAGCTGGACTCCAATCTGTTTTGCCTATCTGGAGCACATCTGCCAAAGAGCCGTTGTTCTGCAGATGAGTTGACAGAAGACACAGATGGCATATTGGTGCAAAGGCCGTACCTGTGCAGGAGGTGTGACAGAGTCTTCCAGCACCTGGAGAGCTATGAGGGCCACCTGAAGGAGCACAGGCAGTACTTATGCTTGGTCTGTGGGAGAGGCTTTCAACAGAAGAGTAACTTGACCCACCACATACGTGTCCACAGTGGTGTCAAGCCTTTTCGGTGCCCGCTGTGCCACAAGACTTTTTCCCAGAAGGCCACACTGAGAGACCATCTCAATCTGCACACAGGGAACAAGCCTCATAAGTGTAACTACTGTGCTGTGCACTTTGCTCACAAGCCAGGTCTCAGGCGCCACCTAAAGGACATTCATGGTAAAAGCACCCTGCAAAACATGCTCGAGGAGGCTGTGGACTTGGAAGGCAATAAAGTTTAG